One genomic segment of Mycolicibacterium gilvum includes these proteins:
- the dprA gene encoding DNA-processing protein DprA, with amino-acid sequence MDEATRRAWAYVSRVAEPPHRLLSELVATEGVVAAAERIRRRDIDPKLLRATEARYDLDCARDDLEVLDRMGGRLLTDTDEEWPHLAFAAFRGVDHARRPNGRPPLVLWVLGPLLLCDVAERSAAIVGTRAATSYGEYVAADLAAGLVERDFAVVSGGAYGIDGAAHRATLAADGDTVAVLAAGLDVPYPAGHSALLHRVGKHGLLVSEYPPGTRPTRRQFLTRNRLVAALGRATVVIEAGVRSGAANTAGWADALGRQVCAVPGPITSASSVGCHELLKRDGVTLVTRAADIVELVGRSGEFAPDLDRPTTGLDDLDDVELAVFDALPGRGMSTVDEIAVTAGLPATDVLGPLTMLNVRGLAVQENGGWKLAKRWPPAAQLPLV; translated from the coding sequence ATGGATGAGGCCACTCGTCGGGCATGGGCGTACGTGTCCCGGGTCGCCGAACCGCCGCACCGGCTTCTGTCCGAACTCGTCGCCACCGAAGGCGTGGTCGCGGCGGCCGAGCGCATCCGTCGCCGGGACATCGATCCGAAACTACTGCGAGCCACCGAAGCCAGATACGACCTCGACTGTGCGAGAGACGATCTGGAGGTGCTCGACCGGATGGGCGGACGACTGCTCACCGACACCGACGAGGAATGGCCACACCTGGCGTTCGCGGCGTTCCGGGGTGTGGACCACGCGAGACGGCCCAACGGCCGCCCGCCGCTGGTGTTGTGGGTGCTGGGGCCGTTGCTGCTGTGTGACGTCGCCGAACGCAGCGCGGCCATCGTCGGCACGCGCGCGGCGACGTCGTACGGCGAGTATGTGGCAGCAGACCTGGCCGCAGGGCTGGTCGAACGCGACTTCGCGGTGGTGTCCGGCGGTGCGTACGGCATCGACGGTGCCGCGCATCGCGCCACTCTGGCCGCCGATGGCGACACCGTGGCGGTGCTGGCGGCCGGACTCGACGTTCCTTATCCCGCAGGGCATTCCGCACTGCTGCACCGCGTCGGCAAACACGGCCTGCTGGTGAGCGAGTATCCACCGGGCACCCGCCCGACCCGCCGGCAGTTCCTTACCCGCAACCGGTTGGTGGCGGCGCTGGGCCGGGCGACGGTGGTCATCGAGGCGGGGGTGCGCAGCGGCGCGGCCAATACGGCGGGCTGGGCCGACGCGCTGGGAAGGCAGGTCTGCGCGGTGCCGGGTCCGATCACCTCGGCGTCCTCGGTCGGATGCCACGAGCTGCTCAAGAGGGACGGCGTCACCCTCGTGACACGGGCCGCGGACATCGTCGAGCTCGTCGGGCGTTCCGGCGAGTTCGCGCCCGACCTCGACCGGCCCACCACGGGGCTGGACGATCTCGACGACGTGGAACTCGCCGTGTTCGACGCGCTGCCCGGCCGAGGGATGAGCACGGTGGACGAGATCGCCGTCACCGCCGGTCTGCCCGCCACCGACGTGCTCGGGCCGCTGACCATGCTCAACGTGCGTGGATTGGCCGTCCAGGAGAACGGCGGCTGGAAGCTGGCGAAACGCTGGCCCCCTGCGGCGCAGCTGCCGCTCGTATAG
- a CDS encoding siderophore-interacting protein → MAGRPVHTFEVVRTEQLTPHVIRVVLGGNGFDTFTPGDHTDSYVKLVFVADDVDVSSLEQPLTLDSFNALPAQHRPTVRTYTVRKADPERREITIDFVVHGDHGVAGPWAASATPGRRLFVMGPSGAYSPDPAADWHLFAGDESAVPAISAALESLPANAIGKVFLEVAGPEDEIELQAPAGVEVSWIYRGSRADLAPEESAGDHAPLIDAVKETPWLPGQVQVFIHGEAQAVMHNLRSYIRKKRGVDATWASSISGYWRRGRTEETFREWKRELAAAEAK, encoded by the coding sequence GTGGCAGGACGTCCCGTGCACACCTTCGAGGTCGTGCGCACCGAGCAATTGACCCCGCACGTCATCCGAGTTGTGCTCGGCGGCAACGGTTTCGACACGTTCACACCCGGCGACCACACCGACTCCTACGTCAAGCTGGTCTTCGTCGCCGACGACGTCGACGTGTCGTCCCTCGAACAGCCCCTGACGTTGGACAGCTTCAACGCGCTTCCGGCGCAGCACCGGCCCACCGTACGCACATATACGGTGCGCAAGGCCGACCCTGAACGCCGGGAGATCACCATCGATTTCGTCGTCCACGGGGATCACGGCGTCGCGGGTCCGTGGGCGGCGTCCGCGACCCCAGGTCGGCGACTCTTCGTGATGGGGCCCAGCGGCGCGTATTCGCCGGATCCCGCCGCCGACTGGCACCTGTTCGCCGGCGACGAGTCGGCGGTGCCCGCGATCAGCGCTGCGCTGGAGTCCCTGCCCGCCAACGCGATCGGCAAGGTGTTCCTCGAAGTCGCCGGACCGGAGGACGAGATCGAACTCCAGGCCCCCGCCGGAGTCGAGGTGTCCTGGATCTACCGCGGCAGCCGCGCCGACCTGGCGCCCGAGGAGAGTGCGGGCGACCACGCGCCGCTGATCGACGCGGTCAAGGAGACTCCCTGGCTGCCGGGTCAGGTGCAGGTGTTCATCCACGGCGAGGCGCAGGCGGTGATGCACAACCTGCGGTCCTACATCCGCAAAAAACGTGGCGTCGACGCCACCTGGGCGTCGTCGATCTCGGGGTACTGGCGGCGGGGGCGCACCGAGGAGACGTTCCGCGAGTGGAAGCGTGAACTCGCCGCCGCCGAGGCGAAATAG
- a CDS encoding lactate 2-monooxygenase codes for MTFGNYQLEIYLQGLSGIMPAYPMDFAGWEARAQASMPPSVWSYVAGGAGDENTQRANRTAFDRWGLMPRMLVGTTERDLTVDVFGLTLPSPIFMAPVGVAGICSQSGHGDLEAARAAARTGVPMAVSTLTEDPLEDVAAEFGDTPGFFQLYTPTDRDLAASFVQRAEAAGYKAIIVTLDTWIPGWRPRDLSTSNFPQLRGRCLSNYTSDPVFRGLLPQPPEENMQATVMQWAGMFGNALSWDDLPWLRSLTDLPLILKGLCHPDDVRRARDGGVDGIYCSTHGGRQANGGLPAIDCLPGVVEAADGLPVLFDSGVRSGADIVKALALGATAVGIGRPYAYGLALGGTDGLVHVLRSLLAETDLIMAVDGYPTLADLTPDTVRRVT; via the coding sequence ATGACGTTCGGGAACTATCAGCTCGAGATCTACCTGCAGGGTCTGTCGGGCATCATGCCGGCCTACCCGATGGACTTCGCGGGCTGGGAGGCCAGGGCGCAGGCTTCGATGCCGCCGTCGGTCTGGTCCTATGTCGCGGGCGGCGCCGGTGACGAGAACACCCAGCGGGCCAACCGCACCGCGTTCGATCGGTGGGGACTGATGCCCCGCATGCTGGTCGGCACCACCGAGCGCGACCTGACCGTCGACGTGTTCGGCCTCACGCTGCCGTCTCCGATCTTCATGGCGCCGGTCGGTGTCGCCGGGATCTGCTCGCAGAGCGGCCACGGCGACCTGGAGGCGGCCCGCGCCGCGGCGCGCACCGGCGTCCCGATGGCCGTCTCCACCCTCACCGAGGACCCCCTGGAAGACGTTGCCGCCGAATTCGGCGACACACCAGGCTTTTTCCAGCTCTACACACCCACCGACCGCGACCTCGCGGCCAGCTTCGTCCAGCGCGCCGAGGCCGCCGGATACAAGGCGATCATCGTCACCCTCGACACCTGGATCCCGGGCTGGCGTCCGCGCGACCTGTCGACCTCGAACTTCCCGCAGCTACGCGGCCGCTGCCTGTCCAACTACACCAGCGATCCGGTGTTCCGCGGCCTGCTCCCGCAACCGCCCGAGGAGAACATGCAGGCCACCGTCATGCAATGGGCCGGCATGTTCGGTAACGCGCTGTCCTGGGACGACCTGCCGTGGCTGCGATCCCTGACCGACCTGCCACTGATCCTCAAGGGCCTCTGTCACCCCGACGATGTCCGTCGGGCCAGGGACGGGGGAGTCGACGGCATCTACTGCTCGACACACGGCGGCCGCCAGGCCAACGGCGGCCTGCCCGCCATCGACTGTCTCCCCGGTGTGGTCGAGGCGGCCGACGGGCTGCCGGTGCTGTTCGACTCCGGTGTCCGCAGCGGCGCCGACATCGTCAAGGCGCTCGCGCTCGGCGCGACCGCCGTCGGCATCGGCAGGCCCTACGCCTACGGGCTCGCCCTCGGCGGGACGGACGGTCTGGTCCACGTGCTGCGCTCGCTGCTCGCCGAAACCGACCTGATCATGGCCGTCGACGGCTATCCCACGCTGGCGGATCTCACTCCGGACACAGTGCGGCGCGTCACCTGA
- a CDS encoding tyrosine recombinase XerC, whose amino-acid sequence MDTVLEEFDRYLELERGRSEHTRRAYLGDLRSLFVFLDERSPGTGLGGLTLPMLRSWLAAHAAEGTARSTLARRTSSVKTFTAWASRRGLIGDDPASRLQVPKARRTLPSVLRQDQARDALEAAESGAQQGDPLAVRDRLVVEMLYATGIRVSELCGLDVDDVDTSRRLLRVLGKGNKQRTVPYGEPAHAALTAWLHEGRPALATADSGPALLLGARGKRLDPRQARTVVHQTVSAVGGAPDIGPHGLRHSAATHLLEGGADLRVVQELLGHSSLATTQLYTHVTVARLRAVHDQAHPRA is encoded by the coding sequence ATGGACACGGTGCTCGAGGAGTTCGATCGGTACCTGGAGCTGGAACGCGGCCGGTCGGAGCACACCCGACGCGCCTACCTGGGCGATTTGCGGTCGCTGTTCGTTTTTCTCGACGAGCGCAGTCCCGGCACCGGGCTGGGCGGCCTGACGCTACCGATGCTGAGGTCGTGGCTGGCAGCCCATGCTGCGGAGGGCACCGCCCGGTCGACGCTGGCACGCCGCACCTCCTCGGTGAAGACGTTCACTGCGTGGGCGTCGCGCCGCGGCCTGATCGGTGACGATCCCGCGAGCCGGCTCCAGGTGCCGAAAGCGCGGCGTACCCTTCCGTCCGTCCTGCGTCAGGACCAGGCGCGCGATGCGCTGGAGGCGGCGGAATCCGGTGCGCAGCAGGGGGATCCACTCGCGGTGCGCGATCGTCTGGTGGTCGAGATGCTCTACGCCACCGGCATCCGTGTCAGCGAGCTGTGCGGGCTCGACGTCGACGACGTCGACACGTCGCGCCGGCTGCTGAGGGTGCTCGGCAAGGGCAACAAACAGCGGACGGTCCCGTACGGCGAACCGGCCCACGCGGCGCTGACGGCCTGGCTGCACGAAGGCCGGCCGGCGCTGGCCACCGCGGATTCCGGTCCCGCGCTGCTGCTCGGCGCGCGCGGGAAACGACTCGACCCGAGGCAGGCCCGCACCGTCGTCCATCAGACGGTGTCCGCCGTGGGCGGCGCACCCGACATCGGTCCCCACGGTCTGCGGCACAGCGCCGCGACGCATCTGCTCGAAGGCGGGGCCGACCTGCGCGTCGTGCAGGAACTGCTGGGCCATTCCAGCCTCGCCACCACCCAGCTCTATACGCACGTCACCGTCGCGCGGTTACGCGCCGTGCACGACCAGGCCCACCCCCGGGCGTAG
- a CDS encoding M23 family metallopeptidase, translated as MRVLVLVAALVALCTAPAQADDGRLEWPMRPRPPVVRAFDAPAPNWQRGHRGVDLGGAEGQVIQAAASGTVVFAGELAGRPLISVAHPGGLRTTYEPVSPVVRRGQVVSTGTALGHLVAGHPGCAAAACLHWGAMWGPSSRADYVDPTGLVVTVPVRLKPLR; from the coding sequence ATGCGGGTTCTTGTCCTCGTGGCGGCACTGGTCGCGCTCTGCACCGCCCCCGCACAGGCCGATGACGGCCGATTGGAGTGGCCGATGCGACCTCGTCCGCCCGTGGTGCGCGCGTTCGACGCCCCGGCGCCGAACTGGCAGCGCGGCCACCGGGGCGTCGATCTGGGCGGGGCCGAGGGGCAGGTGATCCAGGCCGCGGCGTCCGGCACGGTGGTGTTCGCCGGTGAGCTGGCCGGACGGCCCCTGATCTCGGTGGCGCATCCAGGCGGGCTGCGCACCACCTACGAGCCGGTGTCTCCGGTGGTGCGGCGGGGCCAGGTCGTCTCCACGGGGACCGCGCTCGGGCACCTGGTGGCGGGCCATCCGGGATGCGCGGCCGCAGCGTGCCTGCACTGGGGCGCGATGTGGGGTCCGTCGTCGCGGGCCGACTACGTCGACCCGACGGGACTGGTGGTCACCGTGCCCGTTCGACTCAAACCCCTGCGCTGA
- the rpsB gene encoding 30S ribosomal protein S2: MAVVTMKQLLDSGAHFGHQTRRWNPKMKRFIFTDRNGIYIIDLQQTLTYIDSAYEFVKETVAHGGSIMFVGTKKQAQESIAQEATRVGMPYVNQRWLGGMLTNFQTVHKRLQRMKELEAMEQTGGFEGRTKKEILMLTREKNKLERSLGGIRDMAKVPSAIWVVDTNKEHLAVAEARKLNIPIIAILDTNCDPDVVDYPIPGNDDAIRSAALLTKVIASAVAEGLQARAGAGADKAEAGQDGAAAEPLAEWEQELLAGATTAAPEAAAGEAAAAPEQSS, encoded by the coding sequence ATGGCTGTCGTAACCATGAAGCAGCTGCTCGACAGCGGCGCTCACTTCGGGCATCAGACCCGTCGCTGGAACCCCAAGATGAAGCGGTTCATCTTCACCGACCGCAACGGCATCTACATCATCGACCTGCAGCAGACGCTGACCTACATCGACTCGGCCTACGAGTTCGTCAAGGAAACCGTCGCGCACGGCGGTTCGATCATGTTCGTCGGCACCAAGAAGCAGGCGCAGGAATCCATCGCCCAGGAGGCGACCCGCGTCGGGATGCCGTATGTCAACCAGCGTTGGCTCGGCGGCATGCTCACCAACTTCCAGACCGTGCACAAGCGCCTTCAGCGGATGAAGGAGCTTGAGGCGATGGAGCAGACCGGTGGCTTCGAGGGTCGCACCAAGAAGGAAATCTTGATGCTGACCCGCGAGAAGAACAAGCTGGAGCGCTCGCTCGGCGGCATCCGCGACATGGCCAAGGTTCCGTCGGCGATCTGGGTCGTCGACACCAACAAGGAGCACCTCGCCGTCGCCGAGGCCCGCAAGCTGAACATCCCGATCATCGCGATCCTGGACACCAACTGCGATCCGGACGTCGTCGACTACCCGATCCCGGGCAACGACGACGCCATTCGTTCGGCTGCGCTGCTGACCAAGGTGATCGCCTCCGCGGTCGCCGAGGGCCTGCAGGCCCGCGCGGGTGCCGGTGCCGACAAGGCCGAGGCCGGCCAGGACGGGGCGGCCGCCGAGCCGCTCGCCGAATGGGAGCAGGAATTGCTGGCCGGTGCCACCACCGCCGCACCCGAGGCTGCCGCGGGCGAGGCCGCCGCCGCACCCGAACAGTCCTCCTAA